The following are encoded in a window of SAR324 cluster bacterium genomic DNA:
- a CDS encoding chemotaxis protein CheA, with protein sequence MDDDLKEMIEGFVEDSREAFDSMEEDLMAMEDSTEDPSILNNLFRVMHTLKGTAGFMGLTEISSLSHKLESVFDLVRQNKMEMTPVLLDFLLPAIDKLKELVFALVGEGESPDVTEIVKILVKIVETGSDAVLRSGGAIEAEAEIVEEVTENVSIPAHIKPQLDFDELMSTYGQTPPEPVSEPVAPTPVAVSAVSREESLAKYPLSPLVDPALLSQVSNELLGQFVLEAEEHLETIEESLLALEESPGASEPINSFFRAIHSIKGTAAYVQLKQIELLSHRVENVFDHLRKGKLPYTKDIGDIVFRSIDILRTMVFYVKIEDYAQVIEIAEVATLLDNVMESNAQAAPAEVPTTPKPEKAKDPLAVFLDGAKQQLEVLKAYRQEMNKGILDEHSLITLHRSLKTLGSGAGYCGQKALEQKIGVYEEILLKMLGGEIEQSEIVLKDQVFPIHDQIANDIASLQTGGTVTPAKQPAPPKPVVKTPEKPKETPPPPPAKVEKAPPPPPVEKPKKAAKAEDQDEDSPKKGADKDDKGGAKAAEAKTMRVDASRLDRFMNLIGELIIARNTFKHLADSLDSNQNIADVIRDIKQIENNISRISDNLQDNLMEMRLVQVKTVFQRMPRIVRDIARKTDKKISLQMVGEYTEVDKSIVEEIGDPLVHIIRNSCDHGIEPPDTRKACGKDEQGNIILKAGHMGSFIAIDIIDDGRGIDPKIIKPIAVKKGVISQAESDAMTDEQAVNLIFAPGFSTAAAITDISGRGVGMDVVMTNIRNIQGTVDVKSRVGEGTTVRLKLPLTLAVIEALIVGANGSQYAIPLESIKETVQINEKSIKHLNEKLALELRGEILGVTPLTKLLNLPPAAQNEEEWDDEVTEKNIAIVVLQSNNIEIGIAVDQLYNQQEIVVKPLEDYLASIPGLKGSTIMGDGQIVLILEPNELMEMAVSS encoded by the coding sequence ATGGATGATGATTTAAAAGAAATGATAGAAGGCTTTGTTGAGGACAGTCGCGAAGCTTTTGACTCCATGGAAGAAGACTTGATGGCAATGGAGGATTCCACAGAAGATCCTTCCATCCTGAACAATCTGTTTCGGGTGATGCACACCCTCAAGGGGACCGCAGGCTTCATGGGCCTGACAGAAATCAGTTCGCTATCGCACAAACTGGAATCCGTTTTTGACCTGGTGCGTCAGAATAAAATGGAAATGACCCCTGTGTTGCTGGACTTCCTGCTGCCTGCCATTGACAAACTCAAGGAACTGGTGTTTGCGCTGGTTGGCGAAGGGGAATCACCGGATGTGACCGAAATTGTCAAAATTCTTGTGAAAATCGTGGAAACTGGTTCTGATGCGGTTCTTCGTTCGGGTGGTGCCATCGAAGCGGAGGCAGAAATCGTTGAGGAAGTAACAGAAAATGTTTCAATTCCAGCGCACATCAAGCCCCAACTGGATTTTGACGAACTCATGAGCACCTATGGACAGACCCCTCCTGAACCGGTGTCTGAACCTGTAGCCCCAACTCCGGTTGCGGTGAGTGCAGTGTCTCGTGAAGAAAGTCTGGCGAAATATCCGCTCTCACCGCTGGTCGATCCAGCACTCCTGTCACAGGTTTCCAATGAGTTGCTTGGTCAGTTTGTCCTTGAAGCAGAAGAACATCTCGAAACGATTGAGGAAAGTTTGCTGGCACTGGAGGAAAGTCCCGGTGCGTCAGAACCGATCAATTCGTTTTTCCGTGCGATCCATTCCATCAAGGGAACCGCGGCCTATGTGCAGTTGAAACAGATTGAACTGCTCAGTCACCGTGTGGAAAATGTGTTCGATCATCTGCGAAAAGGCAAATTGCCTTATACCAAGGATATTGGCGATATCGTTTTTCGTAGCATTGATATTCTCCGGACCATGGTCTTTTATGTTAAAATTGAAGACTATGCTCAAGTCATTGAAATTGCGGAAGTCGCGACACTATTGGACAATGTGATGGAGTCGAATGCACAGGCCGCACCGGCAGAAGTGCCCACCACACCCAAACCTGAAAAAGCAAAGGATCCCTTAGCCGTATTTCTGGATGGAGCCAAACAGCAACTCGAAGTTCTGAAAGCCTATCGTCAGGAAATGAATAAAGGCATTCTGGATGAACACTCGCTGATTACCCTGCATCGTTCGCTGAAAACGCTGGGTAGTGGCGCCGGTTACTGTGGGCAGAAAGCTCTTGAACAAAAAATTGGCGTCTATGAAGAAATCCTGCTGAAAATGCTTGGTGGCGAAATTGAGCAAAGCGAAATTGTGTTGAAGGATCAGGTTTTTCCAATTCATGATCAAATCGCGAATGACATCGCAAGCCTTCAAACAGGTGGCACAGTGACGCCCGCAAAACAACCTGCGCCACCCAAACCTGTAGTCAAAACTCCGGAAAAACCCAAAGAAACACCGCCACCGCCACCGGCAAAAGTTGAAAAAGCACCGCCACCACCACCCGTAGAGAAACCGAAAAAAGCAGCAAAAGCCGAAGATCAGGACGAAGATAGCCCTAAAAAAGGCGCTGACAAAGACGATAAAGGGGGGGCCAAAGCTGCGGAAGCCAAAACGATGCGGGTGGATGCAAGTCGCCTTGATCGCTTCATGAACCTGATCGGCGAATTGATCATCGCGCGAAACACGTTCAAGCATCTGGCTGACAGTCTGGACTCCAACCAGAACATTGCGGATGTGATCCGGGATATTAAACAGATTGAAAACAATATCAGTCGTATTTCGGACAATCTGCAGGACAATCTGATGGAAATGCGTCTGGTTCAGGTGAAGACCGTGTTTCAGCGAATGCCACGGATTGTCAGGGATATTGCCAGAAAAACAGACAAGAAAATCTCTCTTCAAATGGTTGGAGAATACACTGAGGTTGATAAAAGTATTGTTGAGGAAATTGGCGATCCACTGGTCCATATTATCAGGAACAGTTGTGACCATGGCATCGAACCACCAGACACCCGTAAAGCCTGTGGGAAGGATGAACAGGGAAACATCATTCTCAAGGCCGGGCACATGGGGAGTTTCATCGCAATTGATATTATTGACGATGGTCGCGGTATTGATCCGAAAATAATCAAACCTATCGCTGTGAAAAAAGGGGTTATCAGCCAAGCGGAATCCGATGCCATGACCGATGAACAGGCGGTCAATCTGATTTTTGCTCCGGGATTTTCCACAGCCGCCGCAATCACGGATATCTCCGGACGAGGAGTTGGTATGGATGTGGTGATGACCAACATCCGCAACATTCAGGGAACCGTAGATGTCAAATCCAGAGTTGGTGAAGGCACAACCGTCCGGTTGAAACTTCCATTGACGCTGGCTGTGATTGAAGCACTGATTGTGGGCGCCAATGGGTCTCAGTATGCCATTCCGCTGGAGTCCATCAAGGAAACCGTTCAGATCAATGAAAAATCCATCAAGCATCTGAATGAAAAGCTTGCCCTGGAACTTCGTGGTGAAATTCTGGGCGTCACTCCGCTGACCAAATTGCTGAACCTTCCTCCGGCGGCACAGAATGAAGAGGAATGGGATGATGAAGTCACCGAAAAAAATATCGCCATCGTTGTGCTTCAGTCCAACAATATTGAAATTGGTATCGCCGTCGATCAGTTATACAACCAGCAGGAAATTGTGGTGAAGCCTCTGGAGGATTATCTGGCATCCATCCCGGGACTCAAAGGCTCAACCATCATGGGCGACGGACAGATTGTTTTGATTCTCGAACCTAATGAATTAATGGAAATGGCCGTTTCTTCGTGA
- a CDS encoding response regulator produces MAIAPSGIKLLIVDDEPVILKTLSMIFESSSLFIKCCGDPQDAIRLMRDELFHLVLLDIQMPGMLGNELLVHLKKINPLTQIIMMTGYSSLDFVVDCLGNGACDYFTKPFTDITLLQTAVLEAEARAQRWHQVMQDTFRRG; encoded by the coding sequence ATGGCCATCGCACCGTCTGGAATAAAACTGCTGATTGTGGATGATGAACCCGTCATTCTCAAAACGCTTTCCATGATTTTTGAATCCTCCAGTCTGTTTATCAAATGCTGTGGAGATCCTCAGGATGCGATCAGACTGATGCGTGATGAATTGTTCCATCTGGTACTGCTGGATATTCAAATGCCTGGAATGCTGGGCAATGAACTGTTGGTTCATTTAAAAAAAATAAACCCTCTGACGCAGATCATTATGATGACCGGTTATTCAAGTCTGGATTTTGTTGTCGATTGTCTTGGAAACGGTGCCTGTGATTATTTCACCAAACCCTTCACAGATATCACTTTGCTGCAAACCGCAGTTCTTGAGGCAGAAGCAAGGGCACAACGCTGGCATCAGGTGATGCAGGATACTTTCAGGAGAGGATGA
- a CDS encoding response regulator, producing the protein MAKRVLVVDDSAIVRNIHSFMLKSGGFEVVEASNGYEAMEKLLESQFDLIVTDVNMPKMDGYALCEAIRKESQYTQTPIIIISTESEAEDKLKGFKAGANLYVIKPVKSEELVQNAKMLVGE; encoded by the coding sequence ATGGCAAAGCGAGTATTAGTTGTTGATGACTCAGCAATCGTAAGAAATATTCATTCATTTATGCTAAAATCCGGAGGTTTTGAGGTGGTGGAGGCCAGCAATGGGTACGAAGCTATGGAAAAACTCCTGGAATCACAATTTGATCTGATTGTGACCGACGTGAATATGCCCAAGATGGATGGCTATGCGTTGTGTGAGGCAATTCGTAAAGAATCCCAATATACCCAGACACCCATCATTATCATTTCGACCGAGTCTGAAGCTGAAGACAAATTGAAAGGATTCAAAGCCGGAGCAAATTTATATGTGATCAAACCGGTTAAATCTGAAGAACTGGTCCAGAACGCAAAAATGCTGGTCGGAGAATAA
- a CDS encoding protein-glutamate O-methyltransferase CheR, with the protein MEKLELEEFYRLRDIIYSKSGLFFDEKKLYFVEKRAEKRMLEGGYNSFQDYYRALKFESDPNEFWALVESLTTNETYFYRHIPQMESFVEEALPLILQEKRKAGDYQLNLWSAACSSGEEIYTIAIMLKENIPDLARWKINLLATDLDRKVLAKAQEGIYDSRSIKDVPRNILSRYFKPLNNGLYQLHREIVSMVEFRRMNLVDRFAMRQERQKDFIFCRNVLIYFDDASRKMVINFLYDALNKNGFIFLGHSESVGRLSAAFRLVKFKKSLSYQK; encoded by the coding sequence ATGGAAAAACTGGAATTGGAGGAATTTTACAGGCTACGTGACATTATTTACAGTAAATCAGGATTATTTTTTGATGAGAAAAAACTGTATTTTGTCGAAAAACGTGCCGAGAAAAGAATGCTGGAAGGAGGATACAACTCATTTCAGGATTATTATCGGGCACTCAAATTTGAGAGTGATCCCAATGAGTTCTGGGCACTCGTTGAATCACTGACTACCAATGAAACGTATTTTTACCGGCATATTCCCCAAATGGAATCTTTCGTGGAAGAGGCCTTGCCGCTGATCCTTCAGGAAAAACGGAAAGCCGGGGACTATCAGCTCAACCTCTGGAGTGCGGCATGTTCCTCTGGCGAAGAAATCTACACCATTGCGATCATGTTGAAAGAAAACATTCCTGATCTGGCACGCTGGAAGATCAATTTACTGGCAACAGATCTCGATCGCAAGGTGCTGGCTAAAGCTCAGGAAGGCATTTATGACAGTCGGTCCATCAAGGATGTGCCGAGAAATATTTTGTCCCGTTATTTCAAACCATTGAACAATGGCTTGTATCAACTGCATCGCGAAATTGTTTCAATGGTAGAGTTTCGCAGGATGAATCTGGTGGATCGTTTTGCCATGAGGCAGGAACGGCAAAAGGATTTCATTTTCTGCCGTAATGTTCTGATTTATTTCGATGACGCGTCTCGAAAAATGGTAATTAATTTTTTATACGACGCACTGAACAAGAATGGTTTTATTTTTCTGGGCCATTCCGAATCAGTAGGACGCCTCAGCGCCGCGTTTCGTCTGGTCAAATTCAAAAAATCATTGTCGTACCAGAAATAA
- a CDS encoding chemotaxis response regulator protein-glutamate methylesterase — protein MIRVLVVDDSALMRSEIKKMLETDPAIHVIGTASDGQEAVDKVKALKPDVMTLDINMPVMDGLEALGHIMRECPLPVIMVSALTDEGAEETIQALSQGAFDFIHKPSGSISLDIDRETYHLLEKIHLAATEGKRQKFKFKPVYHESVQKVHHRVLPGKTDGSRIIGLGVSTGGPGTLYQILPQIPAELNLSILIVQHMPEKFTAKLAAHLNDVCPMTVKEAENMEIIERGTIYIAPGGRHMEISVRNELVRFINIRHGSQSDINCPSVNVLFQSLCDHLGKNWLGVILTGMGSDGADGVVRLRKLGGHSVVEAEETCTVFGMPKRAIERGGAEFVLPSHKIASKLVELYHAHSF, from the coding sequence ATGATACGAGTATTGGTTGTAGATGATTCCGCGTTGATGCGGAGTGAAATTAAAAAAATGCTGGAAACAGATCCGGCCATTCATGTGATTGGCACGGCCTCTGATGGACAGGAAGCGGTTGATAAGGTCAAGGCCTTGAAACCGGATGTCATGACACTGGACATCAACATGCCTGTCATGGATGGGCTTGAAGCCCTGGGACACATCATGCGGGAATGTCCCTTGCCGGTAATCATGGTCAGCGCGCTGACAGATGAAGGCGCAGAAGAAACAATTCAGGCTCTCTCGCAGGGAGCGTTTGATTTCATTCATAAGCCTTCCGGGTCAATATCGCTGGACATTGACCGGGAAACGTATCATCTGCTGGAAAAAATTCATCTGGCCGCGACTGAAGGCAAACGACAGAAATTCAAATTCAAGCCTGTTTATCATGAGTCTGTCCAGAAAGTGCATCATCGGGTGTTGCCTGGAAAAACAGATGGTTCACGGATCATTGGTCTGGGGGTTTCTACTGGCGGTCCGGGGACGCTCTATCAAATTCTTCCGCAGATTCCGGCGGAACTGAATCTGAGCATCCTGATCGTGCAACACATGCCGGAAAAATTTACAGCCAAACTTGCGGCTCATCTCAACGATGTCTGTCCCATGACCGTGAAAGAGGCCGAGAACATGGAAATCATTGAACGGGGAACCATTTATATCGCTCCCGGCGGACGACATATGGAAATCTCTGTGCGTAATGAACTGGTCCGGTTCATTAACATACGGCATGGAAGTCAATCGGATATCAACTGTCCGTCGGTCAATGTTTTATTCCAGTCCCTGTGCGATCACCTTGGAAAAAACTGGTTGGGTGTGATTTTGACTGGTATGGGATCGGATGGTGCCGATGGTGTCGTTCGCCTTAGAAAACTGGGAGGACACAGCGTTGTCGAAGCGGAAGAAACCTGCACTGTATTTGGTATGCCCAAACGTGCCATTGAACGCGGTGGTGCTGAATTTGTGCTGCCGTCTCATAAAATTGCCAGCAAACTTGTGGAACTGTATCATGCGCACAGTTTCTGA
- a CDS encoding chemotaxis protein CheW: MKLDPRSDISQFVTFMVNQEIFGVLIHAVEEIITLPDKITPVPRAPYYFSGMINLRGEVISVIDLRNRFHMPAAVPTNMTRILIVSVNGVKVGMIVDAVTRVLPINSKDVRPPPAIVSRSESSYIFGSVRQNEGVLLLIDTDLLIDPAELVLHNHIPKDDKKTNLAHPLQVSKTYRERILIGFRLNQDYYALDINYVEEIIEMPKITLVPEMADKIEGIFYQRDQALPILRLGRRFLLPDIAYTEDTSVLIVNDDRLMMGLIVDQITEVFHVLENDIVPPPPNISGRSAEQLDGIIKIKRNDHTEVIMALNLPSLLTEDEQAHLQQLRDELNDIEDETSEEETHSEIISILKFKVGEETFAVRVLEINEITTIQKMVRVPKAPPFVKGVINLRGDVITIIEMATFFGNQPLPVSEKTRIIIIEVNDQKAGFQVDQILGIDHVPYNLFEKPVGINRQYNEFVEGIGRTSEKGEIVILIDTPETLSQAEFYDGDIEPALLESP, translated from the coding sequence ATGAAACTGGATCCACGTTCAGATATTTCACAGTTTGTGACCTTCATGGTAAATCAGGAAATTTTTGGTGTTCTGATTCATGCTGTGGAAGAGATTATTACCTTACCGGACAAAATAACCCCTGTTCCCCGGGCTCCCTACTATTTTTCAGGAATGATCAATCTTCGTGGTGAGGTGATTTCCGTGATTGATCTGCGTAACCGGTTTCATATGCCAGCCGCGGTTCCCACCAATATGACACGGATTCTGATTGTCTCGGTCAATGGTGTTAAAGTAGGGATGATTGTGGATGCTGTGACCCGGGTGTTGCCCATCAACAGCAAAGATGTTCGACCGCCACCCGCCATTGTCAGCCGTTCAGAGTCCAGTTACATTTTCGGATCAGTTCGCCAGAACGAAGGAGTCCTTCTGCTGATTGACACTGATCTGCTGATCGACCCTGCCGAACTTGTGCTGCACAATCATATTCCCAAAGATGACAAGAAAACAAACCTGGCTCATCCGCTTCAGGTTTCAAAAACGTATCGGGAACGCATTCTGATCGGTTTCAGACTGAATCAGGACTATTATGCGCTGGATATCAATTATGTCGAAGAAATCATTGAAATGCCCAAAATCACACTGGTGCCGGAAATGGCCGATAAAATTGAAGGCATTTTTTATCAACGGGACCAGGCATTGCCTATTCTCCGGCTTGGGCGTCGTTTTTTACTCCCTGATATCGCTTACACGGAAGACACATCGGTCCTGATTGTCAATGATGACCGATTGATGATGGGATTGATTGTGGATCAAATCACAGAAGTCTTTCATGTCCTGGAAAATGATATTGTGCCACCTCCGCCCAATATCAGTGGACGCAGTGCTGAACAACTGGATGGTATTATCAAAATCAAACGCAATGATCATACTGAAGTCATCATGGCGTTGAACCTGCCAAGCCTGCTTACAGAAGACGAACAGGCACATCTTCAGCAGCTTAGAGATGAACTCAATGACATTGAAGATGAAACATCCGAAGAGGAAACCCATTCCGAAATAATTTCCATTCTGAAATTCAAAGTCGGAGAAGAAACATTCGCGGTTCGCGTGTTGGAAATCAATGAAATCACAACGATCCAGAAAATGGTCAGGGTTCCCAAGGCGCCACCGTTTGTGAAAGGCGTGATCAATCTCCGGGGCGATGTGATCACCATCATTGAAATGGCTACTTTTTTTGGAAATCAACCATTGCCTGTCTCTGAAAAAACACGCATTATCATTATTGAAGTGAATGATCAGAAAGCAGGATTTCAAGTGGATCAGATTCTGGGGATAGATCATGTTCCCTACAACCTTTTTGAAAAACCGGTAGGCATCAATCGTCAATACAATGAATTTGTTGAAGGCATCGGAAGAACTTCTGAAAAAGGTGAAATCGTCATTCTGATTGACACTCCGGAAACTTTGAGTCAGGCCGAATTTTACGATGGCGATATTGAACCCGCATTGCTGGAATCCCCCTGA
- a CDS encoding sigma-54-dependent Fis family transcriptional regulator codes for MTEYPILIVDDEVEMRIAMSETLKHCGYEVELSHNAIDALKKFKDKKYSMVITDMTMPKRSGLELLKDIKALDPVMPIIMVTAYGTIETAVEAMKHGAFDYILKPFNFETFNFVVERALAFKERAPQAQSRNEPLKKATSPDLFKDIVTQNRHMLALLHVVRNVAMSKATVLIQSESGTGKELLARYIHQQSDRAGKPFVAVNCAALPDTLLESELFGYKKGAFTGANQDHRGKFEQAHGGTILLDEISEMAVPLQAKLLRVLQEHEIDKVGGKEPLLVDVRVIATTNRDMLKLVEEGKFREDLYFRLNVIPLELPPLRERKDDIPVLVGHFLEKHSRLNNREQPILVQGTLEVLMNYNWRGNVRELENVIERSMLLCNGKEIMPQHLLMHNHAKFSSALQDNAYAEAQSVAASTIVAATATATASTRIPAGSESLGIEVGMSMKEAEKTLILETLKKTEGNRTHAAKILGISIRTLRNKLNEYKIDGEDGDDGDLDEA; via the coding sequence ATGACAGAGTATCCTATACTCATTGTAGATGATGAAGTGGAAATGCGTATTGCCATGTCCGAAACTCTCAAGCACTGCGGATACGAAGTTGAACTTTCCCATAACGCCATTGACGCACTGAAAAAATTCAAGGACAAAAAATATTCAATGGTGATCACCGACATGACCATGCCCAAACGGAGTGGTCTGGAACTGCTCAAGGATATCAAAGCACTGGATCCAGTCATGCCGATCATCATGGTCACAGCTTATGGCACCATTGAAACGGCTGTGGAAGCCATGAAACATGGTGCGTTTGATTATATCCTGAAGCCCTTCAATTTTGAAACATTCAATTTCGTCGTTGAACGGGCATTGGCATTCAAGGAACGGGCACCACAGGCACAATCCCGTAATGAACCTTTGAAAAAGGCAACATCTCCGGATCTGTTCAAAGACATTGTCACACAAAACAGACACATGCTGGCATTGCTGCATGTGGTCAGAAATGTGGCCATGAGTAAAGCGACGGTCCTGATTCAGAGCGAGAGTGGAACCGGAAAAGAATTGCTGGCCCGCTATATTCACCAGCAATCAGACAGGGCAGGCAAACCGTTTGTCGCGGTGAATTGTGCGGCTCTGCCCGATACACTGCTGGAAAGCGAGTTGTTTGGATACAAAAAAGGCGCCTTCACCGGAGCCAATCAGGATCATCGTGGAAAATTTGAGCAAGCCCATGGTGGAACCATCCTGCTGGACGAAATCAGTGAAATGGCCGTTCCCCTTCAGGCCAAACTGCTCAGGGTGCTTCAGGAACATGAAATTGACAAAGTCGGCGGAAAAGAACCGCTTCTGGTCGATGTGCGAGTTATCGCCACCACCAACCGGGATATGCTCAAACTGGTGGAAGAAGGCAAATTCCGTGAAGATCTTTATTTCCGGTTGAATGTGATTCCACTGGAACTTCCTCCCTTGCGGGAACGAAAAGATGACATTCCGGTATTGGTGGGTCATTTTCTGGAAAAACATTCCCGTCTCAACAACCGTGAACAACCCATACTGGTACAGGGAACCCTGGAAGTGCTGATGAATTACAATTGGCGTGGAAATGTGCGGGAACTGGAAAATGTGATTGAACGCTCCATGCTGTTGTGTAATGGCAAAGAGATTATGCCACAACATCTGTTGATGCACAATCACGCAAAATTTTCTTCAGCCCTGCAAGATAACGCCTATGCCGAAGCACAGTCTGTCGCCGCATCGACGATCGTCGCCGCGACGGCAACGGCAACGGCCTCCACCAGAATTCCTGCCGGTAGCGAATCGCTGGGAATCGAAGTAGGGATGTCCATGAAGGAAGCTGAAAAAACACTCATTCTGGAAACTTTGAAAAAAACAGAAGGCAATCGGACTCATGCCGCAAAAATTTTGGGAATCAGTATTCGCACCTTAAGAAACAAGCTCAATGAGTATAAAATTGATGGAGAAGACGGGGACGATGGCGACCTGGACGAAGCATAA
- a CDS encoding PAS domain S-box protein, whose translation MTQKPELEPLAIEITEKDPINSQLLMQGFEAFNQATVKLREYYRGIEEKVDELNHELARKNKELEQNLLEKERVKNYLSNIFESSAIGIIVTDLDGIITSINQTVLRMTSAMAEEFHGKHLNELLKVEVLPPQMTMALLEPYKQVDEQEIEYIKNDDTRLKFRLYISLMYSEKNDVLGLIINVQDITDLKKLEAEADRKNRFTVMGEMAATIAHEIRNPLGSIELFSSLLKKELPPGTQQQTLIEHISSAIKSMNHIISNLLEFTKPRHVRKERLDVHAFLYEMLDFCKYLIEHNDIQLETNFSAQMTTILGETELLKQVFHNLIMNSIQSMLEPGTLILSTRNLQTKNKKLLKRFQHLPGYRRKSLKLVEITVRDTGMGMTPDVKKKIFDPFFSTKERGTGLGLSIVHNIIESHSAVIDVESEAGQGTNVTLLFPILDEDSF comes from the coding sequence ATGACGCAAAAACCGGAACTGGAGCCCCTGGCTATTGAGATCACGGAAAAAGACCCGATCAACTCTCAATTATTAATGCAGGGATTCGAGGCATTCAATCAGGCCACAGTCAAACTCAGGGAATATTATCGAGGGATTGAGGAAAAAGTTGATGAACTGAATCATGAACTGGCCAGAAAAAACAAGGAACTTGAACAGAATCTGCTGGAAAAGGAACGGGTAAAAAACTACCTGTCCAATATTTTTGAAAGCTCTGCCATTGGCATTATTGTGACAGATCTTGATGGAATCATCACCTCGATCAATCAGACGGTTCTCCGTATGACCAGTGCGATGGCCGAAGAGTTTCATGGCAAACATCTGAATGAACTGCTGAAAGTAGAAGTCCTGCCGCCGCAAATGACCATGGCGTTGCTGGAACCCTATAAACAGGTGGATGAACAGGAAATTGAGTATATTAAAAATGATGACACCCGGCTTAAATTCAGACTTTATATTTCGTTGATGTACAGCGAAAAAAACGATGTGCTGGGATTGATCATCAATGTGCAGGACATTACGGACCTGAAAAAACTGGAAGCGGAAGCCGACCGCAAGAACCGGTTCACGGTCATGGGTGAAATGGCGGCCACCATTGCTCATGAAATCAGAAATCCGCTGGGAAGCATTGAATTGTTTTCGTCCCTGTTAAAAAAAGAACTTCCTCCGGGCACTCAGCAGCAAACATTGATTGAGCATATTTCCTCTGCGATCAAAAGCATGAATCATATCATTTCAAATCTGCTGGAATTTACCAAACCGCGCCATGTCCGGAAGGAAAGACTGGATGTCCATGCCTTCTTGTACGAAATGCTGGATTTCTGCAAGTATCTGATTGAGCATAATGATATTCAGCTCGAAACAAATTTTTCAGCACAGATGACCACCATTCTGGGAGAAACTGAATTGCTGAAACAGGTGTTCCATAATCTGATCATGAATTCCATTCAGTCCATGCTGGAACCCGGAACATTGATTCTGAGTACCAGAAATTTACAGACGAAAAATAAAAAACTGCTCAAGCGGTTTCAGCATCTTCCCGGATACCGGAGGAAAAGTTTGAAATTGGTTGAAATTACGGTACGAGATACGGGAATGGGGATGACACCTGATGTGAAAAAGAAAATATTTGATCCGTTTTTCTCGACCAAGGAGCGGGGAACCGGCCTCGGACTTTCCATTGTTCACAACATCATTGAGTCTCACAGTGCGGTGATTGATGTGGAAAGTGAAGCAGGCCAGGGCACCAATGTGACGTTGCTTTTTCCAATATTGGATGAAGATTCTTTCTGA
- a CDS encoding acyl-CoA-binding protein, with protein sequence MASQEQFEDAAKQVQNLPSRPGNDELLQLYALYKQGSEGDVKGDRPGFADFAGRAKYDAWAKQKGKTQDQAKQAYVDMVEGLKKKYAG encoded by the coding sequence ATGGCATCTCAAGAGCAATTTGAAGACGCGGCAAAACAGGTTCAAAATCTACCAAGCCGCCCGGGCAATGATGAACTGCTTCAACTTTATGCACTTTACAAGCAGGGTTCCGAAGGCGATGTCAAAGGTGACAGGCCAGGTTTCGCAGATTTTGCCGGACGAGCTAAATATGACGCATGGGCCAAGCAAAAAGGCAAAACCCAGGATCAGGCAAAACAGGCTTATGTGGACATGGTCGAAGGTCTGAAGAAAAAATACGCGGGTTGA